The proteins below are encoded in one region of Silene latifolia isolate original U9 population chromosome 2, ASM4854445v1, whole genome shotgun sequence:
- the LOC141640960 gene encoding uncharacterized protein LOC141640960, translating into MARFSSSKSPKKHNKSSSSSSSNEKGCDRRIGCEKKQGPEEDEFLRTKPMHEVNSIPGLSFEDEENPDGNIQWVTKRGKKTSKHSIVVETEESSEEINETAMEDLLQFPTEDVSEEIAYWNQAVYCFVLGANPHWEFLQRYVHRIWVRHGIDKISFLPNGIFSVRFKEMKDKEEVLNAGYHMFDNKSLIVKPWQEDVDLLTEEVKVIPAWIRIHGLPLKFWGTCLPSIAGLVGPYVKYDAATMEKTRLGFARTMIELKVRQAFPSSVKFRDEYGKIVQLKIEYEWKPILCEKCKGLGHENQNYRKDQHRITQSRPSVKRVWRPIPKANVTNPTVSDKEFPALTTPRLLENSTPEPVAAAGPPVSASEPPDAGNDESTQVEDVIDEEITILENQNNEACLFGLLETKINGVNVGNIAHNMLEGWSVTTNCSLHKGGRVWLLWPLNIFEVHIIQYDPQFIHSKIIIKTTKKVFFITIVYVFNEGSERLDLWDKLRSIASHCAVPWALAGDFNTVISSDEILGAASKQEDMDAFIDCLSACGMIDIPTTGAFFTWTNKQESNHRKYSRLDRFLVNQEWIDEFPDMHAHFHPGGLMDHTPCIVRNIRFDSRRSTSFKYFNMWSGAPDFLETVKNTWSQQISGTKMFGVIEDQTGKLCTDTVSIQEAFLNFNQGLLGSKKGTEHVRSEVLQTGSYCNENHTISLLAPVTKEEIKGVVFSIPIDKAPGPDGYTSGFFRDLWDIVGDEVCNAIMDFFDTGCPLTQINTTNITLIPKCDRPTAVSHFRPIACCNLVYKVISKLLCNRLALVLPDIHENQGAFIKGRSIVENVLICQDIINLYARKAVTLRYLFKIDLQKAYDTVE; encoded by the exons ATGGCTCGTTTTTCTTCATCAAAATCACcaaaaaaacataataaaagtagtagtagtagtagtagtaatgagAAAGGGTGTGACAGGAGGATTGGGTGTGAGAAGAAGCAAGGACCAGAAGAAGATGAATTTTTACGTACTAAGCCCATGCATGAAGTTAACTCGATTCCTGGCTTGTCCTTTGAGGATGAGGAGAATCCAGATGGCAACATACAATGGGTGACAAAGAGGGGTAAAAAGACAAGTAAACATTCAATAGTAGTTGAGACAGAAGAGAGTAGTGAAGAGATTAATGAGACTGCTATGGAGGATTTGCTGCAATTCCCCACAGAAGATGTAAGTGAAGAAATTGCTTACTGGAATCAGGCTGTTTACTGCTTTGTTCTTGGAGCAAACCCTCATTGGGAGTTTTTGCAGAGGTATGTGCACAGAATTTGGGTACGTCATGGTATTGACAAGATTTCCTTTTTACCAAATGGTATTTTTTCGGTAAGATTTAAGGAGATGAAGGATAAGGAGGAGGTTTTGAATGCAGGATATCATATGTTTGATAACAAGTCCTTGATTGTTAAGCCCTGGCAAGAGGATGTTGATCTTTTGACGGAAGAAGTGAAAGTTATTCCTGCATGGATTCGTATACATGGCCTGCCTCTCAAGTTTTGGGGTACATGTTTACCTTCCATTGCTGGACTTGTTGGCCCTTATGTGAAGTATGATGCTGCAACTATGGAGAAAACTAGACTGGGGTTTGCTAGGACAATGATTGAATTGAAGGTAAGGCAAGCCTTCCCCTCATCAGTTAAATTTCGAGATGAGTATGGAAAGATTGTCCAGCTAAAaattgaatatgaatggaaaccaATCTTGTGTGAAAAATGCAAGGGATTAGGGCATGAAAATCAGAATTACAGGAAAGATCAGCATAGGATTACTCAGTCCAGGCCTAGTGTTAAAAGAGTTTGGAGACCTATTCCTAAGGCCAATGTGACTAACCCTACTGTATCTGATAAAGAGTTCCCTGCTCTGACAACCCCTCGTCTGCTTGAAAATTCAACTCCTGAACCAGTTGCTGCTGCAGGTCCCCCTGTATCTGCATCTGAACCTCCTGATGCTGGTAATGATGAGAGTACTCAGGTAGAAGATGTTATAGATGAGGAAATTACAATATTGGAGAATCAG AATAATGAAGCTTGTTTATTTGGTCttttagaaacaaaaataaatggTGTTAATGTAGGAAATATAGCTCATAATATGCTTGAGGGGTGGAGTGTCACAACCAATTGCAGCTTGCATAAAGGAGGAAGGGTCTGGTTATTATGGCCACTTAACATTTTTGAAGTTCATATTATTCAATATGATCCTCAATTTATTCATTCCaaaattattattaaaacaaCTAAGAAAGTTTTCTTCATCACTATTGTTTATGTTTTTAATGAGGGCTCTGAGAGACTGGATTTATGGGATAAGTTGAGGTCTATTGCTAGTCATTGTGCTGTTCCTTGGGCTTTGGCTGGTGATTTCAACACTGTCATTTCCTCTGATGAAATATTGGGAGCTGCTTCTAAACAGGAGGACATGGATGCTTTTATTGATTGTTTGTCTGCTTGTGGTATGATTGATATACCTACAACTGGAGCTTTCTTCACTTGGACAAATAAGCAGGAATCTAACCACAGGAAATATAGCAGACTAGATAGATTTTTGGTCAACCAAGAATGGATAGATGAGTTTCCAGATATGCATGCTCATTTCCATCCTGGGGGGCTTATGGACCATACTCCTTGTATTGTCAGGAATATTAGATTCGATAGTAGGAGATCTACTAGTTTCAAATACTTTAACATGTGGAGTGGTGCTCCTGATTTTCTAGAGACTGTAAAAAATACATGGAGTCAACAGATAAGTGGTACAAAGATGTTTGGTGTG ATTGAAGATCAGACTGGCAAACTCTGTACTGATACAGTCAGTATTCAAGAAGCTTTTTTGAATTTCAATCAGGGATTGTTGGGTAGCAAGAAGGGGACTGAACATGTAAGAAGTGAGGTGCTGCAAACAGGATCCTATTGTAATGAGAACCATACTATTTCCTTATTAGCTCCTGTCACTAAGGAGGAAATTAAAGGGGTAGTGTTCTCTATTCCTATTGACAAAGCACCAGGGCCTGATGGTTACACTAGTGGATTCTTCAGGGACTTATGGGACATTGTTGGGGATGAAGTTTGTAATGCAATAATGGATTTCTTTGATACTGGTTGTCCGCTCACTCAGATAAATACTACCAACATAACTCTTATTCCAAAATGTGACAGACCTACTGCTGTTAGCCATTTCAGACCAATAGCATGCTGCAATCTGGTTTACAAAGTGATTTCAAAATTGTTGTGCAATAGACTAGCCCTGGTTTTACCTGATATTCATGAGAACCAAGGAGCCTTTATTAAAGGCAGGTCTATCGTTGAAAATGTCCTTATCTGTCAGGATATTATCAATCTGTATGCAAGGAAAGCAGTCACTCTAAGATACCTGTTCAAAATAGACTTGCAAAAAGCCTATGATACGGTTGAGTGA
- the LOC141640959 gene encoding uncharacterized protein LOC141640959 produces MEYLTRLIKFSTDRWPFQYHPLCKNLKLTHLMFADDLLLFCKGKPRSIWLLMRAFSSFSKASGLAMNNAKSEIFFNGVTEDIREGIKLVISFREGTMPFKYLGVPIKAGRLTKLECSTLTEKMAARIRGLGTKKLSYVGRITLINAVLNTLQNYWAQMFFIPKSIINHIMAICRNYLWDGSPDYHRVLLVAWDKVTLPKKEGGLGIKKADVWNIATVGKLVNWIYCKADRLWIKWINDVYIKNQDWHSYSPPTYSTWVWKTICKVKYKLKIGYTDNIWTVSPKGYSIKGGYDWLSPAHDTPDWTALVWNNWNIPKHSMTTWLRIHEGMNLKSKLYRFGCCADDLCILCQRQLETVEHLFTNCVYTVRVQSHLVQWYGGSFPTVNNLIAVSRNNIQWKIKVAMFNAFNYSIWYQRNNARIND; encoded by the coding sequence ATGGAGTATTTAACCAGACTGATTAAATTTTCCACTGACAGATGGCCATTCCAGTATCACCCTCTTTGCAAGAATCTGAAGCTTACTCAtcttatgtttgcagatgatttgctTCTTTTTTGCAAGGGTAAGCCTCGGTCTATTTGGCTTCTCATGAGAGCTTTCTCCTCTTTCTCTAAGGCTTCAGGCCTGGCTATGAATAATGCTAAGTCTGAAATATTCTTTAATGGAGTTACTGAAGACATTAGAGAAGGTATAAAATTGGTGATTAGCTTCAGGGAAGGCACCATGCCCTTCAAGTACTTGGGAGTGCCTATTAAAGCTGGTAGGCTTACCAAGCTGGAATGCTCTACATTAACTGAAAAGATGGCAGCTAGGATTAGAGGATTGGGAACAAAAAAACTTTCTTATGTTGGCAGGATTACTCTCATCAATGCTGTTCTCAATACTCTTCAAAATTATTGGGCTCAAATGTTCTTTATTCCTAAGAGCATCATCAACCATATTATGGCTATTTGCAGGAATTATCTGTGGGATGGTTCCCCTGACTACCACAGGGTTCTTCTTGTAGCCTGGGATAAGGTTACCTTGCCTAAAAAGGAAGGTGGGTTGGGGATTAAGAAAGCTGATGTCTGGAATATTGCCACAGTGGGTAAGTTGGTTAACTGGATCTATTGCAAAGCTGATAGGCTTTGGATTAAATGGATTAATGATGTGTATATCAAGAATCAAGATTGGCATAGCTACTCACCTCCTACTTATTCAACCTGGGTATGGAAGACTATTTGTAAAGTGAAATATAAGCTCAAAATTGGGTATACAGACAATATCTGGACCGTGAGTCCTAAAGGATACTCTatcaagggtggatatgactggCTATCTCCTGCTCATGATACCCCTGACTGGACTGCTCTTGTGTGGAACAACTGGAACATCCCAAAACACTCTATGACTACCTGGCTTAGAATACATGAAGGAATGAATCTGAAGAGTAAATTATACAGGTTTGGTTGCTGTGCAGATGATCTGTGTATACTTTGTCAGAGACAGCTTGAAACTGTGGAGCACCTGTTCACAAACTGTGTGTATACTGTTAGAGTTCAGTCCCATCTGGTACAATGGTATGGTGGCTCTTTCCCTACTGTGAACAACTTGATTGCAGTCAGCAGGAATAATATACAGTGGAAGATCAAGGTTGCCATGTTCAATGCCTTCAACTATTCCATTTGGTATCAAAGAAATAATGCTAGGATTAATGACTAG